Proteins from one Plasmodium yoelii strain 17X genome assembly, chromosome: 2 genomic window:
- a CDS encoding PIR protein produces the protein MDDETVCELFFEADKILSGSTGIQTKINTSPEYREYCPNNKPCSNRAESIGALSMYLFTNFYNQESGYYEHFMMWLAHNLFKIAKNRKNGDANKITLSSAYEKYLETSMGNFRQWDILNDVRGVKDTNLRYMSELYTLLKHICNIISYYNNNNEKHKKIYTYSVKCLNQYRKIYKAFSKHDSQLHLLDKLKRIYDDFRSLAIENDTDKKNKIEKRLLELTKMNEKDSHSTDNLNIFDFDDPNDQLEDEDISEIPEENSIQEEQTYHKAEGKNIVEPTKLQNTVDQRSIQREEPSVSGGTLKTSGSEPENNEKFQGISIETTKESLSPKSQDQALSREISQLEPKMQPQLEPEPQPQPQPHSESPPLPQPRPESPTQTESSTHPEPPTHPEPQPQTESPTQLESQPQTESPTQLESQLQLESQPVPQTISQPGLQTIENVEQPASTQENSLTSYETIKKITQTNVLYDFYKLHVSSFYKNLTKYGNRLYESASTSLTKGYSVFNNIANDLITQSNKVTVTLPSVDNSIQLEDSEDDLPPSDSPSEMPLSSSTESIDKKTDENHGKQHEGGSHETNPGGVSQEKEPESRSQEINSEGGIHETNLEDKGKISETESKGQIIATEQLTPILAPKDSSKDSINITYYQEIGQIPSEINVQRDISEIKVQNGIFEKGFPVNLFKESKLILYSFIVIAILVMLAVMYKCLGFGRRKKEKKKKKMKKIRKMCDENNTEKLKCIHRK, from the exons ATGGACGACGAAACAGTG TGTGAGTTATTTTTTGAAGCTGATAAAATTTTGAGTGGTAGTACTGGCATACAGACGAAAATTAACACCTCGCCAGAATATCGTGAATATTGCCCCAATAATAAACCATGCTCAAATAGGGCTGAAAGTATTGGTGCCTTGAGCATGTATTTGTTTACAAATTTTTACAATCAAGAAAGCGGTTATTATGAACATTTTATGATGTGGTTAgctcataatttatttaagatagctaaaaacagaaaaaatgGCGACGCCAATAAAATTACTTTAAGTTCGgcttatgaaaaatatttagagACATCTATGGGGAATTTTAGACAATGGGATATTTTAAATGATGTAAGAGGTGTGAAAGATACTAATCTTAGGTATATGAGTGAATTGTATACGTTACTTAaacatatatgtaatataatttcatattataataataataatgaaaaacatAAGAAAATTTATACGTATTCTGTCAAGTGTCTTAatcaatatagaaaaatttaCAAGGCCTTTTCTAAACATGATTCACAGCTACATCTATTGGACAAATTAAAAAGAATATATGACGACTTTAGAAGTTTGGCTATTGAGAATGATactgataaaaaaaataagatagAAAAACGTCTTCTAGAACTTACAAAAATGAATGAAAAAGATTCACATTCTACGGACAATTTAAACATATTTGACTTCGATGATCCAAATGATCAATTGGAAGATGAGGATATATCCGAAATTCCGGAGGAAAACAGCATTCAAGAGGAGCAAACATATCATAAAGCCGaaggaaaaaatattgtagAACCCACCAAACTACAAAATACAGTAGATCAAAGATCAATCCAAAGAGAGGAACCATCAGTTTCAGGAGGTACATTAAAAACTTCAGGGAGTGAAccagaaaataatgaaaaatttcAAGGAATTTCTATAGAAACAACAAAAGAAAGTTTGTCACCAAAATCACAAGATCAAGCACTATCTCGAGAAATATCTCAATTAGAACCAAAAATGCAACCCCAACTAGAACCAGAACCGCAACCACAACCACAACCACATTCAGAATCACCACCATTACCACAACCACGGCCAGAATCACCAACACAGACAGAATCATCAACACATCCAGAACCACCAACACACCCAGAACCACAACCACAGACAGAATCACCAACACAGTTAGAATCACAACCACAGACAGAATCACCAACACAGTTAGAATCACAACTACAGCTAGAATCACAACCAGTACCACAAACAATATCACAGCCAGGGTTGCAAACTATAGAGAATGTGGAACAACCTGCATCTACACAAGAAAACTCATTGACGAGCTATgaaactataaaaaaaatcacaCAAACGAATGTTTTATATGATTTCTATAAACTGCATGTTTCATCTTTTTATAAAAACCTTACTAAATATGGAAATCGTTTATATGAAAGTGCATCAACTAGCTTAACAAAGGGTTATTCtgtatttaataatattgcTAATGATTTAATTACTCAATCAAATAAAGTAACTGTTACATTACCATCAGTTGATAATAGCATTCAACTAGAAGATTCGGAAGATGATTTACCTCCATCTGATAGTCCATCAGAAATGCCCTTATCTTCATCGACAGAATCTATTGACAAAAAAACTGATGAAAACCATGGAAAACAACATGAAGGTGGAAGCCACGAAACAAATCCTGGAGGTGTAAGCCAAGAAAAAGAACCTGAAAGTAGAAGCCAAGAAATAAATTCTGAAGGTGGAATCCACGAAACAAATCTTGAAGATAAAGGCAAAATAAGTGAAACTGAAAGTAAAGGACAAATAATTGCAACTGAACAATTAACACCAATTCTAGCTCCTAAAGATTCCTCAAAGGATTCTATCAATATAACATATTATCAAGAAATTGGGCAAATTCCTTCGGAAATCAACGTACAAAGAGACATATCTGAAATCAAGGTACAAAATGGCATATTTGAAAAAGGATTTCCagtaaatttatttaaagaaagcaaattaattttatattcatttatagtTATTGCAATACTCGTTATGTTAGCAGTTATGTATAAG TGTTTAGGATTTGGGCGGAgaaaaaaggagaaaaaaaaaaaaaaaatgaaaaagatcaGAAAAATGtgtgatgaaaataataccGAAAAGTTGAAATGCATTCATCGAAAATAA